In Bacillus toyonensis BCT-7112, a single window of DNA contains:
- a CDS encoding DUF2628 domain-containing protein, with product MYVKDTVLQETISPQELHKIVQKNTAYYDFKWGKVENPAQGNTWNWVAFFFPTFWLAYRKMYKLFIILTLLAVPSIVVTPFIDISDGIYLTVSLVLQLGVMIFTGWQGNRLYYKHAIRVLHKEEDMPDHKKAYYLQSKGGASAAGMIGLQVIVGIVFGGAMFGLSLLPTEPNIKNVVRSSDEGFTLEVMTDNPTWKFVKKEKEYDVVEFTGYDYTEKKNVKIKFAVYFSEGYFEWQEVYENNKKLSEEELEEYQFYIEENGWGF from the coding sequence ATGTACGTGAAAGACACTGTTTTACAAGAAACAATTTCTCCACAAGAGTTACATAAGATTGTTCAAAAGAATACGGCGTATTATGACTTTAAATGGGGAAAAGTAGAAAATCCAGCACAAGGGAATACGTGGAATTGGGTAGCATTTTTCTTCCCAACTTTTTGGTTAGCTTATCGTAAAATGTATAAGTTGTTTATTATACTTACGTTATTGGCGGTACCTAGTATCGTTGTAACTCCTTTTATAGATATTTCAGATGGGATTTATTTAACAGTTAGTTTAGTTCTTCAATTAGGAGTGATGATATTTACTGGATGGCAAGGAAACCGTTTATATTATAAGCATGCTATTCGAGTTTTACATAAGGAAGAAGATATGCCGGATCACAAGAAGGCGTATTACTTACAATCAAAGGGCGGCGCTAGTGCTGCTGGTATGATTGGTTTACAAGTTATAGTTGGGATAGTGTTTGGTGGAGCTATGTTCGGACTTTCTCTTTTACCAACTGAGCCGAATATTAAAAATGTTGTTCGTTCAAGTGATGAAGGATTTACTTTAGAGGTTATGACTGATAATCCAACTTGGAAGTTCGTGAAGAAAGAAAAAGAGTATGACGTAGTAGAGTTTACTGGTTATGACTATACAGAGAAGAAAAACGTAAAAATTAAATTCGCTGTTTATTTCAGTGAAGGTTACTTTGAATGGCAAGAAGTATATGAGAATAATAAGAAGTTAAGTGAAGAAGAGTTAGAAGAGTATCAATTTTATATTGAAGAGAATGGTTGGGGGTTCTAG
- a CDS encoding nucleotidyltransferase domain-containing protein, with protein MFTRKSRNIYKAGSLCEFAKAFFNGGIDVENGIKQALPAEVKQLMEQYIVGLKEIFLDGKIVGVYVYGSIALGAFHIETSDVDFVAVLNDSVNEAEKQQIVELHKKMSESTLGKRMDGMYIPLADLGKYNHEINEYVYCADGKANIGHWDINAVTWWTLKNQGITVIGKEVEDLPFQIKWDDVVNTMQYNVEQYWSEKAKQPYLFFIEEWVESAVVTMGRILYTLDHKTIVSKDRGLQYLLERSAKEWEPLLKEVERMRYDPKEKKKLSIWRRADMMKRYLLSLIEECRGKW; from the coding sequence ATGTTTACGAGGAAATCGAGAAATATTTATAAAGCAGGAAGCCTTTGCGAATTTGCGAAGGCTTTTTTTAATGGAGGGATAGATGTGGAGAATGGAATAAAACAAGCTTTACCAGCAGAAGTAAAGCAGTTAATGGAGCAGTACATAGTAGGGTTAAAAGAAATTTTTTTAGATGGAAAAATAGTCGGAGTATATGTTTACGGCTCTATTGCGCTAGGTGCATTTCATATAGAAACGAGCGATGTTGATTTTGTTGCAGTACTAAATGATTCCGTGAATGAAGCTGAAAAACAACAAATTGTAGAACTGCATAAGAAAATGAGTGAAAGTACGCTAGGTAAAAGAATGGACGGTATGTATATTCCGCTTGCTGACTTAGGGAAATACAATCATGAAATAAATGAGTACGTGTATTGTGCAGATGGTAAGGCGAATATAGGTCATTGGGATATTAATGCGGTCACATGGTGGACATTAAAAAATCAAGGCATTACAGTTATCGGGAAAGAAGTAGAAGACCTTCCATTTCAAATAAAGTGGGATGATGTAGTAAATACAATGCAATACAACGTAGAACAGTACTGGAGTGAAAAAGCGAAGCAGCCATATTTATTTTTCATAGAAGAGTGGGTAGAATCAGCTGTCGTTACGATGGGGCGTATTTTATATACGTTAGATCATAAAACAATTGTTTCAAAAGATAGAGGATTGCAATACTTGTTAGAACGCTCAGCGAAAGAATGGGAGCCTTTATTAAAAGAAGTAGAGCGAATGAGGTATGATCCAAAGGAGAAGAAGAAACTTTCTATTTGGAGAAGGGCTGATATGATGAAGAGATATTTGCTTAGTTTAATTGAGGAGTGTAGGGGGAAATGGTAG
- a CDS encoding YuzD family protein, with the protein MVNVQVYGTKVICASCVGMPSSTETFEWLQAAIGRKYEGQENKFNFEYIDFQQEQEDEDKKAFAERVVEEDLFYPVVLVNGEIVGEGNPRLKDVYEEIEKYL; encoded by the coding sequence ATGGTTAATGTGCAAGTGTATGGGACGAAAGTAATTTGTGCGAGCTGCGTCGGAATGCCATCTTCAACAGAAACGTTTGAGTGGTTACAAGCGGCGATTGGTCGTAAATATGAAGGACAAGAAAATAAATTTAATTTCGAGTATATTGATTTTCAACAAGAACAAGAAGATGAAGATAAAAAAGCATTCGCAGAGCGCGTAGTAGAAGAAGATTTATTTTATCCAGTCGTTCTTGTGAATGGAGAGATTGTTGGAGAAGGAAATCCTCGTTTGAAGGATGTTTACGAGGAAATCGAGAAATATTTATAA
- a CDS encoding NifU family protein codes for MENPHMQEQVLEVLDKLRPFLLRDGGDVELVDIEEGIVKLRLMGACGSCPSSTITLKAGIERALLEEVPGVIEVEQVF; via the coding sequence ATGGAAAACCCACATATGCAAGAACAAGTACTAGAAGTACTAGATAAATTACGTCCGTTCTTACTTCGCGATGGCGGAGACGTTGAATTAGTAGACATTGAAGAAGGTATCGTAAAATTACGCCTTATGGGTGCATGCGGAAGCTGCCCAAGTTCTACAATCACACTAAAAGCTGGTATCGAGCGCGCGTTACTTGAAGAAGTACCAGGCGTTATTGAAGTAGAGCAAGTATTTTAA
- the yutH gene encoding spore coat putative kinase YutH — protein sequence MIQHIYEHYHMHVKELIPLGPYKSFWIRNKIYVLVPIGEMEEEVLVEMKKLSDYMNQQGDMTVATFVPTIHGYYVSEIEEQNYCLLKGMRTLERHAMSLGSELSIFHKRGAFFPEEIEQLSRIGEWKALWEKRLDQLEKFWQSQVMNHPTDVFDQLFIESFPYYLGVAENAIQYVVDTEMDDTPQMTDAATICQERFTPLLWHQTKRLKLPFEWVYDHPTRDIAELIRYMMIEKKKDWEQTIVQFVTDYERNYSLSSFGWRLLFARLLFPLHYFETVERYYQTGNEEQKSIYRDRLEAILHDVNRSEQFMRNFYGSLRLPIDKLGIRKLDWLS from the coding sequence ATGATTCAGCATATTTATGAGCATTATCACATGCATGTTAAAGAATTAATCCCCCTTGGCCCCTATAAAAGCTTTTGGATTCGCAACAAAATTTATGTACTTGTTCCAATTGGAGAAATGGAGGAAGAAGTACTTGTAGAGATGAAAAAGCTCAGTGACTATATGAACCAGCAAGGGGATATGACTGTAGCGACTTTCGTTCCGACTATACACGGCTACTATGTAAGTGAGATAGAAGAACAAAATTACTGCTTATTAAAAGGTATGCGCACGTTAGAACGACATGCTATGTCATTAGGAAGTGAGCTTTCTATATTCCATAAACGAGGTGCATTCTTTCCAGAAGAAATTGAGCAATTAAGCCGCATTGGTGAATGGAAAGCGTTATGGGAAAAAAGGCTCGATCAATTAGAGAAATTTTGGCAATCACAAGTGATGAACCATCCTACAGACGTATTCGATCAATTGTTTATCGAATCCTTCCCGTATTATTTAGGAGTTGCGGAAAATGCAATTCAGTATGTTGTCGATACAGAGATGGATGATACGCCACAAATGACCGATGCGGCAACAATTTGCCAGGAGCGATTTACACCTTTATTATGGCATCAAACGAAGCGTCTAAAACTTCCTTTTGAGTGGGTGTATGATCATCCCACTCGAGATATAGCAGAATTGATTCGCTATATGATGATTGAAAAGAAGAAAGACTGGGAGCAAACAATCGTTCAATTTGTTACAGATTATGAACGCAATTATTCGCTATCCTCATTTGGTTGGCGCTTATTATTTGCAAGGCTCCTGTTCCCGCTCCACTATTTTGAAACGGTCGAACGATATTATCAAACTGGGAACGAAGAACAAAAAAGTATATATAGAGATCGCTTAGAAGCTATTTTACATGATGTGAACCGCTCTGAGCAATTTATGAGGAATTTTTATGGATCACTTCGTTTGCCAATTGATAAGTTAGGGATTAGAAAATTAGATTGGCTATCTTAA
- a CDS encoding phosphatidylglycerophosphatase A: protein MKESNQLQERALQLLQERGVTIDDIAELVHFLQKKYHPNLEMSECRYNVERVLSKREVQNALITGIELDVLAEKGMLSAPLQDIVKRDEGLYGIDEVIALSIVNVYGSIGFTNFGYIDKLKPGILEYLNDKSTGKVHTFLDDIVGGIAAAASSRLAHRADHSE from the coding sequence ATGAAAGAATCAAATCAACTACAAGAAAGAGCATTACAACTATTACAAGAACGCGGTGTAACAATTGACGATATTGCTGAACTTGTTCATTTTCTTCAAAAAAAATATCATCCAAATTTAGAGATGTCAGAATGCCGTTATAACGTTGAGCGTGTATTATCAAAACGTGAAGTACAAAACGCACTAATTACTGGTATCGAACTCGATGTCCTTGCTGAAAAAGGAATGTTAAGTGCGCCGTTACAAGATATCGTAAAACGTGATGAAGGCTTATACGGAATTGATGAAGTTATCGCACTTTCTATCGTTAACGTGTACGGCTCTATCGGTTTCACGAACTTTGGATATATCGATAAATTAAAACCTGGTATTTTAGAATACTTAAATGATAAATCAACTGGCAAAGTGCATACATTCCTTGATGATATCGTTGGCGGAATCGCTGCCGCTGCTTCAAGCCGTTTAGCGCACCGAGCTGATCACTCGGAATAA
- a CDS encoding GNAT family N-acetyltransferase yields MDIHKLTVEEANEINTWTYEEPYNLYSFSGEKEVIEELLDGTYYGCCDDQGEFIGYFCFGENAQVPGGRDANLYGGENLIDIGLGMKPALTGKGMGKEFFKAGIAFATKEFNAKMFRLSVATFNTRAITLYKNIGFQQGPIFLSRGREFMLMEYERPSA; encoded by the coding sequence ATGGATATACATAAGTTAACGGTAGAAGAAGCAAATGAGATAAATACGTGGACGTACGAGGAACCATATAATTTATATAGTTTTTCAGGCGAGAAAGAAGTGATAGAAGAGCTATTAGATGGAACGTATTATGGCTGTTGTGACGATCAAGGAGAGTTCATCGGCTATTTTTGTTTTGGGGAAAATGCACAAGTACCAGGGGGAAGAGATGCTAATTTATATGGTGGAGAAAATCTGATTGATATCGGACTTGGTATGAAGCCGGCGTTAACAGGGAAAGGAATGGGGAAAGAATTTTTCAAAGCTGGAATAGCGTTTGCCACGAAAGAGTTTAATGCAAAAATGTTTCGATTAAGTGTAGCAACATTTAATACAAGAGCAATTACGCTATATAAAAATATAGGTTTTCAGCAAGGACCTATCTTTTTGAGCCGCGGAAGAGAATTTATGCTCATGGAATATGAAAGACCGTCAGCATAA